The following are encoded in a window of Polynucleobacter sp. VK25 genomic DNA:
- a CDS encoding 2-oxoglutarate dehydrogenase E1 component has product MMQDQRDNSYLFGGNAPYVEELYESYLHDPASVADHWRDYFDNVKQVPAVDGSSRTDIAHGPIVASFAERAKQGPIRTISDSADSKMGRKRVAVQQLIAAYRNVGNRWANLDPLKRTERQDIPELDPAFYGFTDGDMDIVFNTSNTFFGRNEMSLRDLLQALRETYCGTIGVEFMFIADQKIKKWWQEKLESIRSTPQFNVDEKRQILDRVTAAEGLERYLQAKYVGQKRFSLEGGESFIACMDELIRDAGNKGVQEIVIGMAHRGRLNVLVNTLGKMPKDLFAEFEHKGPETLPAGDVKYHQGFSSDISTPGGPVHLSLAFNPSHLEIVNPVVEGSARARMERRGDMLGEQVMPVLVHGDAAIAGQGVMQETLAMSEVRGYSTGGTVHIVINNQIGFTTSDPRDLRSSLYCTDIMKIVDAPVLHVNGDDPEAVVLATKLALEFRMKFHKDVAIDIICFRKLGHNEQDTPAMTQPLMYKIIAAHPGTRKVYADRLEAQGVLPAGTGDLMVKEYRAAMDEGKQTSDPVLSNFKGKFAVDWSPFLNKKWTDESDTAIPLTEWKRLAEKISTIPEGFKAHPLVAKVFNDRAAMGRGEINVDWGMGEHMAFASLVASGYPVRLSGEDSGRGTFTHRHAVLHEQNREKWDTGTYIALQHVTKDQAPFVVIDSILSEEAVLGFEYGYAAAEPNTLTIWEAQFGDFANGAQVVIDQFIASGEVKWGRANGLVMMLPHGYEGQGPEHSSARLERFMQLCADTNMQVIQPTTASQIFHVLRRQMIRQFRKPLILMTPKSLLRNKEAASPLSEFTKGGFQTILGERDDSIDAKQVTRLVMCSGKVYYDLVKQRAEKKIGDVAIIRLEQLYPFPHKALTAELKKYPKLEDIVWCQDEPQNQGAWFFVQHNILENMSDGMKLGYAGRPASASPACGYAHLHQEQQKSLLNAAFAKLKGYVITK; this is encoded by the coding sequence ATGATGCAGGATCAAAGAGATAACTCCTATCTCTTCGGCGGAAACGCACCCTATGTAGAGGAACTCTACGAATCTTACTTGCACGATCCAGCTTCAGTAGCTGATCATTGGCGAGATTATTTTGATAACGTGAAACAGGTTCCAGCGGTCGATGGTTCATCTCGAACTGACATTGCCCACGGACCGATTGTTGCTTCATTTGCTGAGCGCGCTAAGCAGGGCCCCATCAGAACGATTTCTGATTCAGCTGACTCAAAGATGGGCCGCAAACGCGTTGCTGTTCAGCAGTTAATTGCCGCGTATCGTAACGTCGGCAATCGCTGGGCAAATTTAGATCCATTAAAGCGGACGGAGCGCCAGGACATTCCTGAGTTAGATCCCGCTTTCTATGGCTTCACTGATGGCGATATGGATATCGTCTTCAATACTAGCAATACATTCTTCGGTAGAAATGAAATGTCCTTGCGCGATTTGCTCCAAGCATTGCGCGAGACATACTGCGGCACGATTGGTGTCGAGTTTATGTTTATTGCCGACCAAAAGATTAAGAAGTGGTGGCAAGAAAAATTAGAGTCCATTCGCTCAACCCCACAATTTAATGTGGACGAGAAGCGTCAAATTTTGGATCGCGTTACAGCTGCTGAAGGCCTAGAGCGTTACCTTCAGGCTAAGTATGTGGGTCAGAAGCGCTTCTCCCTAGAGGGTGGTGAGAGCTTTATTGCTTGTATGGACGAGTTGATTCGTGATGCAGGTAATAAAGGTGTTCAAGAGATCGTTATTGGTATGGCCCACCGTGGTCGTCTCAACGTATTGGTAAACACCTTGGGCAAAATGCCTAAAGACTTGTTTGCTGAGTTTGAGCATAAAGGCCCTGAAACATTGCCTGCGGGTGACGTGAAGTATCACCAAGGTTTCTCAAGCGATATTTCTACTCCTGGCGGTCCGGTTCACTTGTCATTGGCATTTAACCCATCCCATCTAGAAATCGTAAACCCAGTAGTTGAAGGTTCTGCACGTGCTCGTATGGAGCGTCGCGGTGACATGTTGGGCGAGCAAGTCATGCCAGTCTTGGTTCACGGCGATGCTGCGATTGCAGGTCAGGGCGTGATGCAAGAAACATTGGCGATGTCTGAGGTTCGTGGTTATTCCACCGGCGGTACAGTCCACATCGTTATTAACAACCAAATTGGTTTCACAACTTCTGATCCACGTGACTTGCGTTCTAGCTTGTATTGCACGGACATCATGAAGATTGTTGATGCCCCTGTATTGCACGTAAATGGCGATGATCCTGAGGCGGTAGTTTTAGCTACAAAGTTAGCTCTCGAATTCCGCATGAAGTTTCATAAGGATGTTGCGATTGACATCATTTGCTTCCGTAAGCTTGGCCACAATGAGCAAGATACGCCTGCAATGACTCAGCCATTGATGTACAAAATCATTGCTGCGCATCCTGGAACGCGTAAGGTTTATGCCGACAGATTAGAAGCGCAAGGTGTGTTGCCGGCAGGTACTGGTGACCTGATGGTTAAAGAGTATCGCGCTGCAATGGACGAAGGTAAGCAGACTTCCGATCCGGTCTTGAGTAACTTCAAAGGTAAGTTTGCAGTCGATTGGTCTCCGTTCCTCAATAAGAAATGGACCGATGAGTCTGATACAGCGATCCCCTTAACTGAGTGGAAGCGCTTGGCTGAGAAGATTTCAACTATTCCTGAGGGCTTCAAGGCACATCCGTTGGTTGCAAAGGTATTCAATGACCGTGCAGCTATGGGCCGTGGTGAAATTAATGTTGACTGGGGTATGGGCGAGCATATGGCTTTTGCATCTCTGGTTGCTAGCGGCTATCCAGTGCGTTTATCTGGCGAAGATAGCGGACGTGGTACCTTTACTCACCGTCATGCGGTATTGCATGAGCAAAATCGCGAGAAGTGGGATACCGGTACTTATATCGCGCTTCAGCATGTCACTAAAGATCAAGCGCCATTTGTAGTGATTGACTCGATTCTTTCTGAAGAGGCGGTGCTTGGTTTTGAATACGGCTATGCTGCTGCAGAGCCAAATACCTTAACTATTTGGGAAGCCCAGTTCGGTGACTTTGCTAACGGCGCTCAAGTCGTGATTGACCAGTTCATCGCCTCTGGTGAAGTGAAGTGGGGCCGCGCTAATGGCTTGGTCATGATGTTGCCGCATGGTTATGAAGGTCAGGGCCCAGAGCATTCCTCTGCACGTCTTGAGCGTTTCATGCAGTTGTGTGCTGACACCAATATGCAAGTGATTCAGCCAACTACTGCGTCGCAAATCTTCCATGTACTGCGTCGCCAGATGATTCGTCAGTTCCGCAAGCCGCTGATCTTGATGACTCCAAAATCTCTATTGCGAAATAAAGAAGCTGCATCACCTTTATCTGAATTCACAAAAGGTGGGTTCCAGACTATTTTGGGTGAGCGTGACGACTCTATTGATGCAAAGCAGGTTACTCGTTTAGTCATGTGCTCTGGCAAGGTCTATTACGACTTGGTTAAACAGCGCGCCGAGAAGAAGATTGGTGATGTTGCCATTATTCGCTTGGAGCAGTTGTATCCATTCCCGCACAAAGCATTGACTGCTGAGCTGAAGAAATATCCGAAGTTGGAGGACATCGTGTGGTGTCAAGATGAGCCGCAAAACCAAGGTGCTTGGTTCTTTGTACAGCACAACATCTTGGAGAATATGTCTGATGGCATGAAGTTGGGCTATGCAGGCCGTCCTGCATCAGCATCACCAGCTTGTGGATATGCCCATCTCCACCAGGAACAGCAGAAGTCTTTATTGAATGCGGCGTTTGCCAAACTCAAAGGTTACGTGATCACGAAATAA
- the odhB gene encoding 2-oxoglutarate dehydrogenase complex dihydrolipoyllysine-residue succinyltransferase — protein sequence MAIFEVKVPQLSESVAEATLLQWKKKVGDAVGQDEILIEIETDKVVLEVPAPSAGVLTEIVVADGGTVIAEQLIAKIDSTAVAAAAPAAAAPAPAAAAPAAAPAKAAAPAAKAGAAAAPSAAKILAEKGVDAGQVAGSGRDGRITKGDALNASAGGTKSAALPSAPIPTGDRPEERVPMSRLRARIAERLLESQANNAILTTFNEVNMGPVIALRNKYKDQFEKTHGVKLGFMSFFVKAATHALKKFPLLNASVDGNDIVYHGYFDIGIAVSSPRGLVVPILRDVDQMNLADIEKKIAEFGAKARDGKLSIEELTGGTFSISNGGVFGSMLSTPIINPPQSAILGIHATKDRAVVENGQVVVRPINYLALSYDHRIIDGREAVLGLVAMKDALEDPSRLLLDL from the coding sequence ATGGCTATTTTCGAAGTTAAAGTTCCACAACTCTCAGAGTCAGTTGCTGAAGCAACTTTGTTGCAATGGAAAAAGAAGGTTGGTGATGCTGTAGGTCAAGACGAGATCTTGATCGAAATCGAAACAGATAAAGTGGTGCTCGAAGTTCCAGCGCCTTCCGCTGGTGTTTTGACAGAAATCGTTGTCGCTGATGGCGGTACTGTTATTGCTGAGCAGTTGATTGCAAAGATTGATAGCACTGCTGTTGCAGCTGCCGCTCCCGCTGCTGCAGCACCTGCGCCAGCCGCTGCTGCTCCTGCCGCCGCTCCAGCAAAAGCTGCAGCACCTGCTGCTAAGGCTGGCGCAGCCGCCGCTCCTTCAGCTGCAAAAATTCTGGCAGAGAAGGGTGTCGACGCTGGACAAGTTGCTGGTTCTGGACGTGATGGCCGCATTACTAAAGGCGACGCATTAAATGCTTCTGCTGGTGGCACTAAGTCTGCTGCATTGCCAAGCGCACCAATTCCAACTGGCGATCGCCCAGAAGAGCGCGTGCCAATGAGCCGCTTGCGTGCCCGTATTGCTGAACGTTTGCTCGAGTCCCAAGCAAACAACGCCATCTTGACTACCTTCAACGAAGTCAACATGGGCCCAGTCATTGCTTTGCGTAACAAATATAAAGATCAGTTTGAAAAGACTCATGGTGTGAAGTTAGGCTTTATGTCTTTCTTTGTTAAGGCAGCGACACACGCTTTGAAGAAATTCCCACTCTTGAATGCTTCTGTTGATGGTAATGACATTGTTTACCACGGTTACTTTGATATCGGTATCGCAGTGAGCTCACCACGTGGTTTGGTGGTTCCAATTTTGCGTGACGTTGACCAAATGAACTTGGCTGACATCGAGAAGAAGATTGCTGAGTTTGGCGCTAAGGCGCGTGATGGAAAACTATCGATTGAAGAGTTGACTGGCGGTACATTCTCCATCTCTAACGGTGGTGTATTCGGCTCCATGCTCTCAACACCAATCATCAACCCACCACAATCTGCTATTTTGGGTATCCACGCTACTAAAGACCGTGCTGTAGTTGAAAACGGTCAAGTAGTGGTTCGCCCAATTAACTACCTCGCTTTGTCATACGATCACCGCATCATTGACGGCCGTGAGGCTGTGCTTGGTTTGGTTGCGATGAAGGATGCGTTGGAAGATCCTTCACGTCTTCTCCTTGATTTGTAA
- the lpdA gene encoding dihydrolipoyl dehydrogenase: MSQAFDVVVIGGGPGGYIAAIRAAQLGFKVACAESSSYDDPKGEPRLGGTCLNVGCIPSKALLASSEEFEKINHYAADHGIKVGSVSIDSKKMIARKDDIVTKMTGGIQYLFRKNKITLLKGHASFEGKGADGYQIKIDGKDKETVTGKNVIIATGSKARHLPGIAVDNVLICDNEGALKFDSAPKKLGVIGAGVIGLELGSVWRRLGAEVTVLEAMPSFLGACDIGIAKEAQKLFAKQGLDIHTGVKIGDVKADKKGVVVNYTDSAGKAAKLECDRLIVSVGRVPNTDKLGLDKIGLKVDERGFIPIDDHTCATAAPGVYAVGDVVRGPMLAHKAEDEGVLVAEVIAGQKPHIDYNCIPWVIYTDPEIAWVGKTEQALKEAGVAYKAGQFPFAANGRALGMGRADGFIKVLADAKTDEILGVHIIGANASDLIAEAAVAMEFKAAAEDIARICHAHPSLSEVMREAALATDSRALNM, from the coding sequence ATGAGCCAAGCTTTTGATGTAGTAGTAATTGGTGGTGGCCCTGGTGGCTACATCGCCGCAATCCGTGCAGCGCAACTCGGTTTCAAAGTTGCCTGCGCTGAATCAAGTTCTTATGACGATCCTAAGGGCGAGCCACGTTTAGGCGGTACTTGCTTGAACGTTGGCTGTATTCCTTCTAAAGCACTGTTAGCGTCTTCTGAAGAATTTGAGAAGATCAATCATTATGCTGCTGATCATGGCATTAAAGTTGGCTCTGTGAGCATCGACTCTAAGAAGATGATCGCTCGTAAAGATGACATCGTTACCAAAATGACTGGTGGAATTCAGTACTTGTTCCGCAAGAATAAAATCACTTTGTTAAAAGGCCATGCTTCATTTGAAGGCAAGGGCGCTGATGGCTATCAAATCAAAATTGATGGCAAAGACAAAGAAACGGTTACCGGCAAGAATGTCATCATTGCAACTGGCTCTAAGGCACGTCATCTTCCAGGTATCGCTGTAGATAACGTATTGATCTGCGATAACGAAGGCGCCTTGAAGTTTGATTCTGCTCCTAAGAAATTAGGTGTGATTGGTGCTGGCGTGATTGGCTTAGAGCTAGGCTCAGTTTGGCGCCGTCTCGGTGCTGAAGTGACTGTGCTCGAAGCTATGCCTTCATTCTTGGGTGCTTGCGATATTGGTATTGCTAAAGAAGCCCAAAAGCTCTTTGCTAAACAAGGTTTGGACATTCATACTGGCGTGAAGATCGGCGATGTCAAAGCTGACAAGAAGGGTGTAGTGGTTAATTACACTGATAGCGCTGGAAAAGCTGCTAAGTTGGAATGCGACCGCTTAATTGTTTCTGTTGGCCGTGTACCAAACACCGATAAATTGGGTTTAGACAAGATTGGCCTCAAGGTAGATGAGCGTGGTTTCATTCCAATTGATGACCATACTTGTGCAACTGCTGCGCCTGGCGTTTACGCTGTTGGTGACGTGGTTCGCGGACCGATGTTGGCGCACAAAGCAGAAGACGAAGGCGTCTTGGTTGCTGAAGTGATTGCTGGCCAAAAACCACACATCGATTACAACTGCATTCCTTGGGTTATCTATACCGATCCTGAAATTGCTTGGGTTGGTAAAACAGAACAAGCCCTTAAAGAGGCAGGTGTTGCTTATAAAGCAGGACAGTTCCCATTTGCTGCTAACGGCCGTGCATTAGGTATGGGTCGTGCTGATGGTTTCATCAAGGTATTAGCTGATGCTAAGACAGATGAGATTCTGGGTGTACACATCATTGGCGCAAATGCTTCTGACCTCATTGCCGAAGCAGCAGTTGCAATGGAATTTAAAGCAGCAGCAGAAGATATTGCTCGTATCTGTCATGCACATCCAAGTTTGTCTGAAGTGATGCGCGAAGCAGCGTTGGCGACAGACTCGCGTGCATTAAATATGTAA
- the zapE gene encoding cell division protein ZapE — MKTIEFYQQELKARGYQSDPAQLRAVERLQECEDEWIAYKEIRSNTLKKKIFKPTLPRGIYLWGGVGRGKSFLMDCFYAASPLEKKIRIHFHEFMREVHRELHELSGMSDPLDELAKRISKRYRLICFDEFHINDIADAMILYRLLNALFADRVQFVMTSNYRPDQLYPNGLHRDRLIPAIKLLEEKLDVLNVDAGNDYRRVQMAQVEAYLTPVNAETQATLGQMFQTLIGNQKETRNPVLNIESRELRPLHMADGVVWFDFKVLCCGPRSQNDYLEIANQFHTVILSGVPYMPPRMTNEARRFIWLIDVLYDHKIKLIISAEVLAPDLYTEGQITAEFSRTVSRLIEMQSRDYLDAPRRVIDTSLT; from the coding sequence TTGAAAACCATTGAGTTTTACCAGCAAGAGTTAAAGGCGCGCGGGTATCAAAGTGATCCCGCGCAGCTTCGTGCTGTAGAGCGTCTTCAGGAGTGCGAAGACGAGTGGATTGCCTATAAAGAAATCCGCAGCAACACCCTCAAGAAAAAGATTTTCAAGCCAACGCTCCCACGCGGTATTTACTTATGGGGCGGGGTAGGTCGTGGCAAGTCTTTCTTGATGGACTGCTTTTATGCAGCCTCACCATTAGAAAAGAAAATTCGCATTCACTTTCATGAGTTCATGCGAGAAGTGCATCGTGAATTGCATGAGCTCTCTGGGATGTCAGATCCGCTCGATGAGCTAGCTAAGCGTATTTCTAAGCGCTATCGTTTAATTTGTTTTGACGAGTTTCATATCAATGATATTGCTGATGCGATGATTTTGTATCGCTTACTCAATGCACTTTTTGCTGACCGTGTGCAATTTGTGATGACCTCGAACTATCGTCCAGACCAGCTTTATCCAAATGGCTTACATCGCGATAGGTTGATACCAGCGATTAAGTTGCTAGAAGAAAAGCTTGACGTTTTGAATGTGGATGCTGGCAATGATTACCGCCGCGTGCAGATGGCGCAAGTGGAGGCCTATCTCACACCCGTCAATGCAGAAACACAAGCAACGCTCGGTCAAATGTTTCAAACCTTGATTGGTAATCAAAAAGAGACTCGTAACCCAGTCTTAAATATTGAGTCTCGCGAATTACGTCCCTTGCATATGGCTGACGGTGTGGTTTGGTTTGATTTCAAAGTATTGTGTTGCGGCCCGCGCTCGCAAAATGATTATCTGGAGATTGCTAACCAGTTCCATACGGTGATTCTGTCCGGGGTTCCCTATATGCCCCCCAGAATGACCAATGAGGCACGTCGCTTTATTTGGTTAATTGACGTCCTTTATGACCATAAGATCAAGCTCATCATTTCCGCCGAGGTTCTAGCCCCGGATTTGTACACTGAGGGTCAAATTACCGCTGAATTCTCAAGAACCGTGTCCCGATTGATCGAGATGCAGTCTCGTGACTACCTAGATGCGCCGCGCCGGGTAATTGATACCAGCTTGACCTAA
- a CDS encoding 3',5'-nucleoside bisphosphate phosphatase, with protein sequence MSSFSPLNADLHCHSVVSDGTLTPEELAERAKANGVHLWALTDHDELGGQKRAREAASALRMDYLGGVEISVTWMGETIHIVGLGIDAEHLGIIEGLRQTRDGRANRAQLMAEQLLKVGIPGAYEGALHFAGNHELISRTHFARFLVEQGVCRNTEQVFKNYLIEGKPGYVPHQWARLDDAVSWIKSAGGIAVIAHPGRYSRLNAMQMDELYKHFKDIGGLAIEVITGSHSPDQYKTFAKIAQQYGFLASRGSDFHDPNESHIDLGSLPHLPDHLTPVWSAFH encoded by the coding sequence ATGAGCAGCTTTTCACCCCTAAATGCCGACTTGCATTGCCACTCAGTGGTTTCTGATGGCACTTTGACGCCTGAAGAATTAGCCGAACGCGCTAAAGCAAATGGCGTCCATTTGTGGGCGCTGACCGATCATGACGAATTGGGTGGCCAGAAGCGCGCCAGGGAAGCGGCTAGTGCATTAAGAATGGATTACCTTGGCGGCGTGGAAATCTCCGTCACTTGGATGGGTGAGACGATTCACATTGTGGGTCTCGGCATTGATGCAGAGCATCTTGGAATTATTGAGGGCTTACGTCAAACGCGTGATGGTCGTGCGAATCGCGCACAACTCATGGCTGAGCAATTACTTAAGGTGGGAATTCCAGGTGCCTATGAAGGTGCACTGCATTTTGCCGGTAATCATGAATTGATCTCAAGAACGCACTTCGCTCGTTTCTTGGTAGAGCAGGGCGTATGCCGTAATACGGAACAGGTATTTAAAAATTATTTAATTGAAGGCAAGCCGGGATATGTCCCGCATCAGTGGGCCAGACTGGATGACGCTGTTAGCTGGATTAAGTCCGCAGGCGGTATAGCCGTGATTGCGCACCCTGGTCGTTACAGTAGACTCAATGCGATGCAAATGGATGAGCTCTATAAGCACTTTAAAGATATTGGCGGCTTGGCCATTGAAGTGATCACTGGCAGTCACAGTCCTGACCAATACAAAACTTTTGCAAAGATTGCCCAGCAATATGGCTTTTTGGCTTCCCGCGGTTCAGATTTTCATGATCCGAATGAGAGTCATATTGATCTAGGTAGCTTGCCGCATTTACCAGATCATCTCACTCCGGTGTGGTCTGCTTTTCATTAA
- a CDS encoding tryptophan--tRNA ligase: MFAERVLSGMRPTGNLHLGHYHGVLKNWVRLQSEYPCFFFVADWHALTTHYETPDVIEQSVWDMVIDWLATGVDPNQATLFIQSKVPEHAELFLLLSMGTPLGWLERVPTYKDQIEKLKEKDLQTYGFLGYPLLQAADILMYRAQFVPVGEDQVPHVEMTREVARRFNYLYGRESGFEEKALEAVKKLGSKRAKMYAELRVAFQERGDDEALEQAKALLQEAQSLSMADRERLFGFLEGARKIILPEPQALLTTASRMPGIDGQKMSKSYGNTISIRENPEDVIKKIRTMPTDPARVRRTDAGDPARCPVWQLHTVYSNEETKQWVDKGCKSAGIGCLECKQPVIDSILAEQQPMFERAQKYLDDPSLLRSIIADGCDKARKVAQETMREVREAMGLAYD, from the coding sequence ATGTTTGCTGAACGCGTTCTCTCTGGCATGCGCCCAACCGGCAATTTGCACTTGGGTCACTACCACGGCGTTTTAAAGAACTGGGTACGCCTGCAGTCCGAATACCCTTGTTTCTTTTTCGTGGCCGATTGGCATGCATTAACTACTCACTATGAGACTCCCGATGTAATCGAGCAATCGGTATGGGATATGGTGATTGATTGGCTGGCAACTGGCGTAGATCCAAATCAAGCAACTTTGTTTATTCAAAGCAAAGTGCCTGAACATGCTGAACTTTTTTTATTGCTCTCCATGGGAACGCCATTGGGCTGGCTTGAGCGGGTGCCTACCTACAAGGATCAAATTGAGAAGCTGAAGGAAAAAGACCTGCAAACCTATGGCTTTTTAGGTTACCCGTTGCTTCAAGCTGCCGACATTTTGATGTACCGTGCGCAGTTTGTGCCGGTAGGTGAAGATCAGGTGCCGCACGTAGAAATGACGCGAGAAGTAGCGCGTCGTTTTAATTATTTATATGGGCGTGAATCAGGATTTGAAGAAAAAGCGCTCGAAGCTGTTAAGAAGCTCGGAAGCAAGCGCGCCAAGATGTATGCGGAATTGCGTGTTGCTTTTCAGGAGCGGGGCGATGATGAAGCGTTGGAGCAAGCTAAGGCCTTATTGCAAGAGGCGCAAAGCCTATCCATGGCTGATCGCGAGAGACTCTTTGGTTTTTTAGAGGGTGCTCGCAAAATTATTCTGCCTGAACCCCAAGCACTACTAACTACCGCTTCACGCATGCCCGGCATTGATGGTCAGAAAATGTCAAAGTCTTATGGCAACACCATTAGCATTCGTGAAAATCCTGAAGATGTGATTAAAAAGATTCGTACGATGCCGACTGATCCTGCTCGCGTGCGCAGAACCGATGCGGGTGATCCAGCCCGTTGCCCGGTATGGCAGTTGCATACCGTGTATTCCAATGAAGAGACGAAGCAATGGGTTGATAAAGGCTGTAAGTCAGCAGGTATTGGTTGTCTTGAGTGTAAGCAGCCTGTGATTGATTCAATTTTGGCTGAACAACAACCGATGTTTGAGCGCGCACAAAAATACTTAGATGATCCGAGCTTGCTGCGCTCCATCATTGCTGATGGCTGCGATAAAGCGCGCAAGGTTGCTCAAGAAACAATGCGCGAAGTTCGCGAGGCCATGGGCCTTGCTTACGATTGA
- a CDS encoding bifunctional 2-polyprenyl-6-hydroxyphenol methylase/3-demethylubiquinol 3-O-methyltransferase UbiG, with the protein MPNPHDVILNASPWVKRFSPFIPQGGVVLDLACGSGRHSELFASIGYQVLAVDQDVSAIELLKNPFITSKRLNLEEANWPLVGSEFSGIVVTNYLYRPHLDQLPKMLQEGGVLIYETFALGNGDFGKPSNPNFLLNPGELLAFASRHQLKVLAYEDIYVDQPKAAMVQRLCAVKGEPKQRIPLQFQG; encoded by the coding sequence TTGCCCAATCCGCATGATGTGATTTTGAACGCCTCACCTTGGGTTAAGCGTTTTTCTCCATTCATTCCGCAAGGTGGGGTAGTTTTAGATTTAGCCTGTGGATCTGGTCGTCACTCTGAATTATTTGCAAGCATCGGCTATCAGGTGCTGGCTGTCGATCAAGATGTCTCAGCAATAGAGTTGCTTAAAAATCCCTTCATCACTTCAAAACGCCTCAATCTTGAGGAGGCTAATTGGCCTCTCGTTGGGTCTGAGTTCAGCGGCATTGTGGTAACTAACTACTTATATCGCCCACACTTAGACCAGCTGCCCAAAATGCTGCAAGAAGGGGGTGTCCTAATCTATGAAACCTTCGCCCTGGGAAATGGGGATTTTGGCAAACCTTCCAACCCTAATTTCCTCCTAAATCCAGGGGAATTGCTGGCATTTGCCTCCCGCCACCAGCTCAAAGTGCTGGCTTATGAGGATATTTATGTGGATCAGCCCAAAGCAGCTATGGTTCAGCGCCTGTGTGCTGTAAAAGGCGAGCCAAAACAGCGCATTCCGTTACAATTTCAGGGTTAA
- the dapA gene encoding 4-hydroxy-tetrahydrodipicolinate synthase codes for MPAIVTPMFEDGSLDFASLRALLDWHVSEGTDGIVIVGTSGESPTVSVEEHCELIRVTVEQIAGRIPVIAGTGGNSTIEAIELTKFAKQVGADASLQVVPYYNKPTQEGMYAHFKKIAESVDLPVILYNVPGRTVADLAGETVVRLAGVPGIIGIKEATGSLERGTLLINDLKQAGHQDFAVFSGDDLTAAMLMLMGGKGNISVTANIAPRLMHELCVAAMSDDVKRTREIQYQLIAVHKAMFIEANPIPVKWALHEMGKITAGIRLPLTPLSNSLREPLKAALKQANLL; via the coding sequence ATGCCGGCTATCGTGACCCCGATGTTCGAGGACGGCAGCTTGGATTTTGCTAGCTTGCGTGCTTTATTGGATTGGCACGTGTCTGAGGGTACCGACGGGATTGTGATTGTTGGCACGAGCGGCGAATCTCCGACGGTTTCAGTTGAAGAACATTGCGAGCTGATTCGCGTAACAGTTGAACAGATTGCTGGACGTATTCCAGTGATTGCAGGCACTGGTGGTAACTCAACCATAGAAGCGATTGAGTTAACTAAGTTTGCTAAACAAGTTGGCGCCGACGCCAGTTTGCAAGTGGTTCCGTATTACAACAAGCCTACACAAGAAGGCATGTATGCGCATTTCAAAAAGATTGCTGAGTCTGTAGATCTTCCAGTCATTTTGTACAACGTACCTGGCAGAACAGTTGCCGACTTGGCGGGTGAGACCGTAGTACGTTTAGCAGGTGTGCCAGGCATCATCGGAATTAAAGAGGCAACCGGCAGTCTAGAGCGCGGGACCTTATTAATAAATGATTTGAAACAAGCCGGTCATCAGGACTTCGCGGTATTTTCAGGTGATGACCTAACCGCAGCGATGTTGATGCTGATGGGTGGCAAAGGAAATATCTCTGTTACAGCCAATATTGCACCACGTTTAATGCATGAACTCTGCGTTGCAGCAATGTCAGATGACGTTAAGAGAACCCGAGAGATTCAGTATCAATTGATCGCAGTACACAAAGCCATGTTCATAGAAGCAAACCCAATTCCTGTTAAATGGGCATTGCATGAGATGGGCAAAATTACTGCAGGCATTCGTTTGCCATTGACACCCTTAAGCAATTCCTTGCGTGAGCCTTTGAAGGCAGCGTTAAAACAGGCCAACCTATTATGA